In a genomic window of Amycolatopsis japonica:
- a CDS encoding MarR family winged helix-turn-helix transcriptional regulator: MNELVHDYRLLIADVYELAGVSRRISEREAAGQGTTVARWHVLSTVSEEPLAVPAIARRLGQVRQAVQRVVDDLTEAGELCARPNPVHRRSPLYAITPEGERLLKRLWDASETRRGDVLDDSGVTLDDLRRARETLRRLSTALSP; this comes from the coding sequence ATGAACGAGCTCGTCCACGACTACCGGTTGCTGATCGCCGACGTCTACGAGCTGGCGGGAGTGAGCCGCCGGATCAGCGAACGGGAGGCCGCCGGGCAGGGCACGACCGTCGCCCGCTGGCACGTGCTGAGCACGGTGTCCGAAGAACCGCTGGCCGTCCCCGCCATCGCGCGACGGCTCGGCCAGGTCCGCCAAGCCGTCCAGCGCGTCGTGGACGACCTCACCGAAGCCGGCGAACTGTGCGCGCGGCCCAATCCCGTCCATCGCCGCTCCCCCTTGTACGCCATCACCCCCGAGGGCGAGCGACTGCTGAAACGGCTCTGGGACGCGAGCGAAACCCGGCGCGGGGACGTGCTCGACGACAGCGGTGTCACCCTCGACGACCTGCGGCGAGCCCGCGAAACCCTGCGCAGGTTGTCAACCGCGCTCAGCCCGTGA
- a CDS encoding PucR family transcriptional regulator, translating to MGTEALATPAPREQRVLMQAMLTRLPEFSDRLAQLLSDEDEFYHQVDSTAPDELRKVCRANLERALTALVEGRGLPLDAARKTGLAQARQGIPLPSVLRAFRIGGIFVYERLLELAGPGFINPARTVEINSNVWKTIDLYSDALTTAYSEVAAELSQEKLALLDGLLQGRFATQPELENAAKELDLPAAGTFVAVVTEAVEPEERPGVEALLRARRWKSAWRPGAEVGLVVIDRVEDVRRLRDLLGTLPLAAGMSRPFNGFLEVPDAVHRARVARRSLATGAAGVAVFGDSPVTTLVASAPEMSRDVLRSVLTGLLVLPKPERQVLLDTLIAWFAGHGSAKEAADRLIVHPNTVRYRLRRVQELTRRDLSDPVDVGELYVALEAVRLTDS from the coding sequence ATGGGCACCGAAGCTCTCGCTACTCCCGCACCCCGGGAGCAGCGTGTGCTCATGCAGGCGATGCTCACCCGGCTGCCCGAGTTCAGTGACCGCCTCGCCCAGCTGCTCAGCGACGAGGACGAGTTCTACCACCAGGTGGACAGCACCGCGCCGGACGAGTTGCGCAAGGTCTGCCGGGCGAATCTCGAGCGGGCGCTGACGGCGCTCGTCGAAGGGCGGGGCCTGCCGCTCGACGCGGCCCGCAAGACCGGGCTGGCCCAGGCCAGGCAGGGTATCCCGCTACCGTCCGTGCTCCGCGCGTTCCGGATCGGCGGGATCTTCGTCTACGAGCGCCTGCTGGAACTGGCGGGCCCGGGCTTCATCAACCCGGCGCGCACGGTGGAGATCAACTCCAACGTGTGGAAGACCATCGACCTCTACTCCGACGCGCTGACCACCGCGTACAGCGAGGTCGCCGCCGAACTCTCCCAGGAGAAGCTCGCCCTGCTCGACGGTCTCCTGCAGGGCCGGTTCGCCACCCAGCCGGAGCTCGAGAACGCCGCGAAGGAGCTCGACCTCCCGGCTGCGGGCACATTCGTCGCCGTCGTGACGGAGGCCGTCGAGCCGGAGGAGCGGCCCGGCGTCGAGGCACTGCTGCGGGCACGGCGCTGGAAGTCGGCCTGGCGGCCGGGCGCCGAGGTCGGGCTCGTGGTGATCGACCGCGTCGAGGACGTGCGGCGGCTGCGCGACCTGCTGGGCACCCTGCCGCTGGCGGCGGGGATGAGCAGGCCGTTCAACGGATTCCTCGAAGTGCCGGACGCCGTCCACCGGGCCCGGGTCGCCCGCCGCTCGCTGGCCACCGGTGCCGCCGGTGTCGCCGTGTTCGGCGACTCCCCGGTCACCACGCTGGTCGCGAGCGCGCCGGAGATGTCGCGGGACGTGCTGCGTTCGGTGCTGACCGGGCTGCTCGTGCTGCCCAAGCCCGAACGGCAGGTCCTGCTCGACACGCTGATCGCGTGGTTCGCCGGGCACGGTTCGGCCAAGGAGGCCGCGGACCGGCTGATAGTCCACCCGAACACGGTCCGCTACCGGCTGCGGCGGGTGCAGGAGCTGACGCGGCGCGACCTGTCCGACCCGGTCGATGTCGGCGAACTCTACGTCGCGCTCGAAGCGGTCCGGCTGACGGACTCTTAG
- a CDS encoding SH3 domain-containing protein → MKIRSRIARGAVGTIALAGAIMLGGAGEALAATGTVNTDSGVAVTVRSSPSTSASSVGTVASGTAVTIDCQTNGTTVTGKYGTTDIWDYVPSKGGYISDAYVYTGSDGRVAPDCAGSTLSCSTAGTGNPRTCAEAVAWAKAHVHTNNDPNYYRWCDRINSWAYGWTASGSETAYVHWTQIPGSYKHPGDTQVPAGGLAFFSNGGTGHTMISIGGGKFLSNDIHGPGSFTETTISEIKNAWNYTYLGWSQPWFKINH, encoded by the coding sequence ATGAAGATCCGATCGAGGATCGCCAGAGGCGCCGTGGGCACCATCGCGCTGGCCGGGGCGATCATGCTCGGCGGCGCGGGCGAGGCGCTCGCGGCGACGGGCACGGTGAACACCGACTCCGGGGTGGCGGTGACCGTGCGGTCGAGCCCGAGCACGAGCGCGAGTTCGGTCGGCACCGTCGCGAGCGGCACCGCCGTCACGATCGACTGCCAGACCAACGGTACGACGGTGACCGGGAAGTACGGCACCACCGACATCTGGGACTACGTGCCGTCCAAGGGCGGCTACATCAGCGACGCCTACGTCTACACCGGTTCGGACGGCCGGGTCGCCCCGGACTGCGCCGGCAGCACCCTGTCCTGCTCCACTGCGGGCACCGGCAACCCGAGGACCTGCGCCGAAGCCGTCGCGTGGGCGAAGGCGCACGTGCACACGAACAACGACCCGAACTACTACCGCTGGTGCGACCGGATCAACTCGTGGGCCTACGGCTGGACCGCGAGCGGTTCGGAAACGGCCTACGTGCACTGGACCCAGATCCCGGGTTCGTACAAGCACCCCGGCGACACCCAGGTCCCCGCGGGCGGGCTCGCGTTCTTCAGCAACGGCGGCACGGGACACACCATGATCTCGATCGGCGGCGGAAAGTTCCTGTCGAACGACATCCACGGCCCCGGCAGCTTCACCGAGACCACCATCTCGGAGATCAAGAACGCCTGGAACTACACCTATCTCGGCTGGTCGCAGCCGTGGTTCAAGATCAACCACTGA
- a CDS encoding alpha/beta fold hydrolase produces the protein MRITGFDYQRVPVADGVALDVAVAGTGSPIVLLHGFPQTHLMWRHVAADLAADHTVLCPDLRGYGESDKPADTGETYSKRSMAADVVAVAKAFGHDRFALAGHDRGALVALRAGLDHADKVSHLAILDVLPTLDMWDVLHGAGAAVGFHLYLMAQPPGLPEQLIAGAPDAFFGHFLDAWARNGDAIPADVRAAYLEASRNAVPSIVADYRASAGIDVEHDEADRAAGNRLTMPLTVLQQDWGAVLGYDAVALWQAWATDLDHRTVTSGHFMAEESPAEVAKALRDLLTR, from the coding sequence ATGCGCATCACCGGATTCGACTACCAGCGTGTGCCCGTCGCGGACGGCGTGGCACTGGACGTCGCCGTCGCCGGGACGGGCAGCCCGATCGTGCTGCTGCACGGCTTCCCCCAGACCCACCTCATGTGGCGGCACGTCGCGGCGGATCTGGCGGCCGACCACACAGTCCTCTGCCCTGACCTGCGAGGATACGGCGAAAGCGACAAGCCCGCCGACACCGGCGAGACCTACTCGAAGCGGTCGATGGCGGCCGACGTCGTCGCCGTCGCGAAGGCCTTCGGCCACGATCGGTTCGCCCTCGCCGGGCACGACCGGGGCGCGCTGGTGGCCCTGCGGGCCGGGCTCGACCACGCGGACAAGGTGAGCCATCTCGCGATCCTCGACGTGCTGCCGACACTGGACATGTGGGACGTGCTGCACGGCGCCGGCGCCGCGGTCGGCTTCCACCTCTACCTGATGGCCCAGCCGCCCGGACTGCCGGAACAGCTGATCGCGGGCGCGCCGGACGCGTTCTTCGGTCACTTCCTCGACGCGTGGGCGCGGAACGGCGACGCGATCCCCGCCGACGTCCGTGCCGCGTACCTGGAGGCGTCACGGAACGCGGTGCCCTCCATCGTCGCCGACTACCGCGCGTCGGCGGGCATCGACGTCGAGCACGACGAGGCGGACCGCGCGGCCGGCAACCGGCTCACGATGCCGCTCACCGTGCTTCAGCAGGACTGGGGCGCTGTGCTCGGGTACGACGCCGTCGCGCTTTGGCAAGCGTGGGCGACGGACCTGGACCACCGGACGGTCACGTCGGGTCACTTCATGGCCGAGGAGTCGCCCGCGGAGGTGGCGAAGGCGCTTCGAGACCTGCTCACGCGTTAG
- a CDS encoding glycosyltransferase family 4 protein, translating into MLLVNWRDTGHPEGGGSERYVERMAEGLAKAGYRVEIQCAAYPGANAGEWRDGVRYRRRGNKFGVYLHALRAIRKAHADLVVDVQNGMPFFARLVAGCPVLVLVHHVHKEQWISALGETLGRIGWWIESRLAPWLFRHCRYVTVSEITKGELAGLGIEGSRITVVPNGLDTPPRGKAVRETEPTLVAVSRLVPHKRIEHAIDVVAELSRRWPTLKLEVVGQGPWEEVLRKHARDRGVEDRVRLHGWVDEDEKHEILERSWLHLCPSVKEGWGIVIMEAAAHGVPSVAYRAAGGVAESIVEGKTGLLADDFADFTAQVDGLLADRVRRTEMGRAGVTWAGLFDWEHSVNRFESLVRDVAGVAIPHPRVLTSQGFHDPVGQVGRGGVVEVLAACAHGDGARLADGHRAERHA; encoded by the coding sequence GTGCTGCTCGTCAACTGGCGCGACACCGGGCATCCGGAGGGCGGCGGCTCCGAGCGGTACGTCGAGCGGATGGCCGAAGGGCTCGCCAAGGCCGGATACCGGGTGGAGATCCAGTGCGCGGCATACCCGGGAGCGAACGCCGGGGAATGGCGCGACGGCGTCCGCTATCGCCGCCGTGGCAACAAGTTCGGCGTCTACCTCCACGCGCTCCGGGCGATCCGGAAGGCGCACGCCGACCTCGTCGTCGACGTGCAGAACGGAATGCCGTTCTTCGCCAGGCTCGTCGCGGGCTGCCCGGTCCTCGTGCTGGTGCACCACGTCCACAAGGAACAGTGGATCAGCGCGCTCGGCGAGACACTGGGCCGCATCGGCTGGTGGATCGAGTCACGGCTGGCGCCGTGGCTGTTCCGCCACTGCCGCTACGTCACGGTTTCCGAGATCACCAAGGGCGAACTGGCGGGCCTCGGCATCGAAGGCTCGCGTATCACCGTGGTACCCAACGGTTTGGACACTCCCCCGCGCGGCAAGGCCGTCCGGGAGACCGAACCGACGCTGGTCGCGGTCAGCAGGCTGGTGCCGCACAAGCGGATCGAGCACGCGATCGACGTCGTCGCGGAACTGTCCCGGCGCTGGCCGACGCTGAAGCTGGAGGTCGTGGGCCAGGGTCCGTGGGAGGAGGTCCTGCGCAAGCACGCCCGTGACAGGGGCGTCGAAGACCGGGTGCGGCTGCACGGGTGGGTGGACGAGGACGAGAAACACGAGATCCTGGAACGCTCCTGGCTGCACCTGTGCCCGTCGGTCAAGGAGGGCTGGGGCATCGTCATCATGGAGGCCGCCGCGCACGGCGTTCCGTCGGTGGCCTACCGGGCGGCGGGCGGCGTGGCCGAGTCCATTGTGGAGGGCAAGACCGGTCTGCTGGCCGACGACTTCGCCGATTTCACCGCGCAGGTCGACGGGCTGCTCGCCGACCGGGTACGGCGGACCGAGATGGGCCGGGCCGGCGTCACGTGGGCCGGCCTCTTCGACTGGGAGCACAGCGTGAACCGCTTCGAATCACTCGTGCGCGACGTGGCCGGGGTGGCCATCCCCCATCCCAGGGTCCTGACCTCGCAGGGCTTCCACGATCCCGTCGGCCAGGTCGGCCGTGGCGGCGTCGTCGAAGTCCTTGCGGCGTGCGCGCACGGTGACGGTGCTCGTCTCGCCGACGGTCACCGCGCCGAACGCCACGCCTGA
- a CDS encoding sigma-70 family RNA polymerase sigma factor codes for MDEVAPSTVPADSRAADTAGRLPNPDSRLVRAAVAGDPDALRELTRFLSPHVFRYCASRLGTAGTGACDAQDCAQEVLQAMLIALPRYRYRPDRFLAFVLGIAGHKVADLHRRRSREPVACVPEIGDGLTAWARRDPDEIERLEHRLQAGVLLARLPMPHRQVLALRFVFGLSAEETAERLGLPSAGAVRAAQFRALARLRVLLTERNARYASDVPIIGQIPEPELVPV; via the coding sequence TTGGACGAGGTAGCGCCCTCGACGGTACCCGCGGACTCCCGTGCCGCCGACACGGCGGGACGGCTGCCCAACCCGGACAGCAGATTGGTCCGGGCGGCCGTGGCCGGTGACCCGGACGCGCTCCGGGAGCTGACCCGTTTCCTTTCCCCGCACGTGTTCCGCTACTGCGCGAGCAGGCTCGGGACCGCCGGTACGGGGGCCTGCGACGCGCAGGACTGCGCGCAGGAGGTGTTGCAGGCGATGCTGATCGCCTTGCCCCGCTACCGGTACCGCCCGGACCGGTTCCTCGCGTTCGTCCTCGGGATCGCCGGGCACAAGGTGGCCGACCTGCACCGGCGCCGCTCCCGCGAACCGGTCGCCTGCGTGCCGGAGATCGGCGACGGGCTGACGGCATGGGCACGCCGCGATCCGGACGAGATCGAACGGCTGGAGCACCGGTTGCAGGCCGGGGTCCTGCTGGCGCGGTTGCCGATGCCGCACCGGCAGGTGCTCGCGCTGCGGTTCGTGTTCGGGCTTTCGGCCGAGGAGACGGCGGAACGGCTCGGCCTGCCGAGCGCGGGGGCGGTCCGCGCGGCCCAGTTCCGGGCGCTCGCCCGGCTCCGGGTCCTGCTCACCGAGCGGAACGCCCGATACGCGAGCGATGTCCCGATCATCGGGCAAATCCCCGAACCGGAGCTCGTCCCGGTATAG
- a CDS encoding AfsR/SARP family transcriptional regulator produces the protein MRFGVLGPLVAEDARGEVGLKGPRHRAVLARLLIARGRVVPVERLVDDLWERPPEGAVGAVQTFVGALRRALEPDRAPREPARLLVTVARGYALRADSVDAWDFEAAVATARELLDARRADAALSQVDTALALWRGPAYAEFAEEGWAIGEVSRLTELRLLAGELRAEALLALGRAAEVVPELEPRVREYPLRENGSRLLALALYRSGRQGDALAVLRTTRERLADELGIDPGAGLRDLEADILAQAARLEQSVPETPERPLIGRDAELARLEEAAAESRLVLVSGEAGVGKTALAEAFSSRLAARGWTTAWGSNPDDEGAPPAYAWSRIFATLAEAGYGASPAADPATEDPLAARWRWHRAVAAYLSGVTPLLLVLDDLHWAGEETLALLTSVLSEPVLIVATYRGTDPPARLTDFLGRAARHEPARIYLGGLPETEIAALVSATTGEEIEPETAAVIHRRSGGNAFFVRELARLLAAEGPAALAAVPPGVRDVVRHRVDALPDEVRGVVRRAAVLGTDVDLDVLEALVGETALDAVEVAARQGILTERAPNRFRFAHALVRDTLYHDLSRSRRAREHGGIAEALERLRPDDVDALAHHFLLSEEHGDRAARYARAAAERAESRFAPTEAARLWEAALTAYDRSGGSDPEERLELIMGVARASAIAGGLGRSRRHRAEALELAEKLDDPLLTARVIGAFDVPAIWTESDDRELASRIAGAVERTLAALPEERRAERCRLLATLAVELRNAGGRRAREAAREAETLARELEDPALLSFALNARFLQSFDRAGLAPERAAIGAELVDLASRHGLVTFEVLGHLVLLQAKSALADFAAADRHAVSADELGEKYGLPLVGVFTRWYRAMRTAMTGPGGAAAYRAAAAGLAGTAMSGVDNGILALALFCDRLQRGLPPQALEESYGAYESWCRPALPIPDSPRDLLFEARTCLHAVVAIELGDQAAMERLYAELLPAEGEIAGAGSGMLTLRPVAWYLGDLATALDLPEAAAGHYRKARAIAVKAGSPHWG, from the coding sequence ATGCGGTTCGGGGTGCTCGGCCCGCTCGTGGCCGAGGACGCGCGCGGCGAGGTCGGGCTCAAGGGGCCGCGACACCGCGCGGTGCTGGCCAGGCTGCTGATCGCCCGCGGCCGGGTCGTGCCGGTCGAAAGACTGGTCGACGACCTGTGGGAACGACCGCCCGAGGGCGCGGTCGGCGCGGTGCAGACCTTCGTCGGTGCCCTGCGCCGCGCGCTGGAACCGGATCGCGCGCCCCGTGAGCCCGCGCGGCTGCTCGTCACGGTCGCCCGCGGCTACGCCCTGCGCGCCGATTCCGTCGACGCGTGGGACTTCGAGGCCGCCGTCGCCACGGCCCGTGAGCTCCTCGACGCCCGCCGGGCGGACGCGGCACTGTCTCAAGTAGACACCGCGCTCGCGCTGTGGCGCGGCCCCGCGTATGCCGAGTTCGCCGAGGAAGGCTGGGCGATCGGCGAGGTCTCCCGGCTGACCGAACTCCGGTTGCTGGCGGGCGAACTTCGTGCAGAGGCCCTGCTTGCGCTCGGGCGCGCCGCCGAAGTGGTCCCCGAGCTGGAACCACGGGTGCGCGAGTATCCCTTGCGGGAGAACGGTTCCCGGCTGCTGGCACTGGCGCTCTATCGCTCCGGACGGCAAGGGGACGCCCTGGCGGTGTTGCGCACCACGCGGGAACGGCTCGCCGACGAACTCGGCATCGATCCCGGCGCAGGCCTGCGGGACTTGGAAGCCGACATTCTGGCGCAAGCGGCCCGGCTCGAGCAGTCCGTGCCCGAGACCCCCGAGCGGCCGCTGATCGGGCGAGACGCGGAATTGGCGAGGCTCGAAGAAGCAGCGGCGGAGTCGCGACTGGTGCTCGTGTCGGGCGAGGCGGGGGTGGGGAAGACCGCGCTCGCCGAGGCGTTCTCCAGCCGTCTCGCCGCGCGCGGCTGGACCACGGCCTGGGGAAGCAACCCCGACGACGAGGGCGCGCCGCCCGCCTACGCCTGGAGCCGGATTTTCGCGACCCTCGCCGAGGCCGGGTACGGCGCGTCACCGGCCGCGGATCCGGCGACCGAGGATCCCCTGGCCGCGCGCTGGCGATGGCACCGGGCGGTCGCCGCCTACCTCTCCGGCGTGACACCGTTGCTGCTCGTCCTCGACGACCTGCACTGGGCGGGCGAGGAGACGTTGGCGCTGCTGACCTCGGTGCTGAGCGAGCCGGTGCTGATCGTCGCGACCTATCGCGGCACCGACCCGCCCGCGCGGTTGACCGACTTCCTCGGCCGGGCCGCACGCCACGAGCCGGCGCGGATCTATCTCGGCGGGCTGCCCGAGACCGAGATCGCCGCGCTGGTCAGCGCCACGACCGGGGAGGAGATCGAGCCGGAGACCGCCGCGGTGATCCATCGGCGCAGTGGCGGGAACGCCTTCTTCGTCCGCGAACTCGCCCGCCTGCTGGCCGCCGAAGGGCCTGCCGCCTTGGCCGCGGTGCCGCCCGGAGTCCGCGACGTCGTCCGGCACCGGGTGGACGCGTTGCCGGACGAGGTCCGCGGTGTGGTGCGGCGCGCGGCGGTGCTCGGTACGGACGTCGATCTGGACGTACTCGAGGCCCTGGTGGGGGAAACCGCGCTCGACGCGGTGGAAGTCGCGGCCAGGCAAGGGATCCTGACCGAGCGGGCGCCGAACCGGTTCCGGTTCGCGCACGCGCTCGTGCGGGACACGCTCTATCACGACCTCTCGCGTTCGCGACGGGCCCGCGAGCACGGTGGGATCGCCGAGGCGCTGGAACGACTTCGCCCGGACGACGTCGACGCGCTGGCGCACCATTTCCTGCTGTCGGAGGAGCATGGCGACCGGGCCGCACGCTACGCGCGGGCAGCCGCGGAACGAGCCGAAAGTCGTTTCGCGCCAACGGAAGCGGCTCGGCTCTGGGAAGCAGCGCTCACCGCGTACGACCGATCCGGCGGCTCCGACCCGGAAGAGCGGCTGGAGCTGATCATGGGCGTGGCCCGTGCGTCGGCCATCGCCGGCGGCCTCGGCCGGTCGCGGCGGCATCGGGCCGAAGCGCTGGAACTGGCGGAAAAGCTGGACGATCCGCTGCTGACCGCGCGGGTGATCGGCGCCTTCGACGTTCCCGCCATCTGGACCGAAAGCGACGACAGGGAGCTCGCGTCCCGGATCGCGGGCGCCGTCGAGCGGACTCTCGCCGCGCTACCGGAGGAACGGCGGGCCGAGCGGTGCCGTCTGCTGGCCACGCTCGCCGTCGAACTGCGCAACGCGGGCGGACGGCGGGCTCGCGAGGCGGCCAGGGAAGCCGAGACGCTCGCCCGAGAGCTCGAAGACCCGGCGCTGCTCTCGTTCGCGCTCAACGCCCGGTTCCTGCAGTCTTTCGACCGCGCGGGGCTCGCTCCCGAGCGGGCGGCGATCGGCGCCGAACTGGTCGACCTCGCCTCGCGGCACGGGCTGGTGACGTTCGAGGTGCTCGGACATCTCGTGCTCCTGCAGGCGAAGAGCGCGCTCGCGGATTTCGCCGCCGCGGACCGGCACGCCGTGTCGGCCGACGAACTCGGCGAGAAGTACGGCCTGCCGCTCGTGGGCGTGTTCACCCGGTGGTACCGCGCGATGCGGACCGCGATGACCGGCCCCGGCGGGGCGGCCGCCTATCGTGCCGCGGCGGCGGGGCTCGCCGGAACGGCCATGTCCGGAGTGGACAACGGAATCCTCGCGCTCGCCCTGTTCTGCGACCGGCTCCAGCGCGGCCTGCCACCACAAGCGCTGGAAGAGAGCTACGGCGCCTACGAAAGCTGGTGCCGCCCGGCACTCCCGATCCCGGACTCGCCCCGGGATCTGCTGTTCGAAGCCCGCACGTGTCTCCACGCCGTGGTCGCGATCGAACTCGGCGACCAGGCGGCGATGGAACGCCTGTACGCAGAGCTTCTGCCCGCCGAGGGCGAGATCGCCGGTGCCGGGAGCGGGATGCTCACCCTCCGCCCGGTCGCGTGGTATCTCGGTGACCTGGCCACAGCACTCGACCTGCCGGAAGCCGCCGCCGGGCACTACCGGAAGGCGCGGGCCATCGCGGTGAAAGCAGGATCACCGCATTGGGGTTAG
- a CDS encoding class I SAM-dependent methyltransferase yields MPHRATLRRSVTLFRAFLTEQTDPDGFYSVLAEDSVRQLAQHTPLNGRTIVDVGGGPGYFSDAFRAAGATYLGIDPDVGELTARGEAGENMVRGSGTKLPVRTASVDVCYSSNVLEHVSEPEVMLAEMCRVTKPGGTIFASFTPWYSPWGGHETAPWHFLGGHYARRRYAEKNGKEPKNKFGESLFAFSAGAAIRWGKAAPLADLQEVYPRYHPSWAQWIAHVPGVREIASWNLVMVLRKR; encoded by the coding sequence ATGCCTCATCGCGCCACCTTGCGCAGATCGGTCACGTTGTTCCGGGCTTTTCTCACCGAACAGACGGATCCGGACGGTTTCTACTCGGTGCTCGCCGAGGACTCGGTCCGGCAATTGGCGCAGCACACTCCGTTGAACGGCCGAACGATCGTCGACGTCGGCGGCGGTCCCGGCTATTTCTCCGACGCGTTCCGTGCCGCCGGAGCCACCTACCTGGGCATAGATCCCGACGTCGGAGAGCTGACGGCGCGAGGCGAGGCCGGGGAGAACATGGTGCGCGGCAGCGGGACGAAACTGCCCGTGCGCACCGCGTCCGTCGACGTCTGCTATTCGTCGAACGTCCTCGAACACGTTTCCGAACCCGAGGTCATGCTGGCCGAGATGTGCCGCGTGACCAAACCCGGCGGAACGATTTTCGCCTCGTTCACGCCGTGGTATTCGCCGTGGGGTGGGCACGAGACGGCACCCTGGCATTTCCTCGGTGGCCACTACGCCCGGCGGCGTTATGCCGAAAAGAACGGAAAGGAGCCGAAGAACAAATTCGGCGAGAGCCTTTTCGCCTTTTCGGCCGGCGCGGCCATCCGGTGGGGGAAGGCCGCGCCGCTCGCCGATCTCCAGGAGGTCTACCCGCGCTACCACCCCTCCTGGGCCCAGTGGATCGCGCATGTTCCGGGAGTCCGGGAGATCGCGTCGTGGAATCTGGTGATGGTGCTGCGCAAGCGTTAG
- a CDS encoding DUF3068 domain-containing protein — protein MRRALSLIFLALGVFSVAGAVLLPTYVKPELAKVPLNQESTSVLEGTASKVLAVKKVGDKTVTEIRDDAKLKATAHVVANFAPPEMQEGTDVAVWLMAVSVVDTSDQTVVSASKRQVCFDRRTAEGYVPPGGDQEAKCSANSSFVTKLKEKAEKENEKPEEVQEYKPQPGLNFKFPFDTEQKDYQVYDDNTGRAVQARFKGVDEIKGVEVYKFVQEIPDTKISTKKVPGSLIGATGDSVEAGQFYQGTITSWIEPVTGIQVKQEQQSHQELRSAANPTPTVVFDGKLEFTDATVDAMVKQVDENKGKLDFIGSTGPIVLGVAGAAFLALGVFLLAKRRPTPSRH, from the coding sequence TTGCGTCGAGCGTTGAGCCTGATCTTCTTGGCCCTAGGGGTGTTCTCCGTCGCCGGCGCTGTGTTGCTGCCGACCTACGTGAAACCCGAACTCGCCAAGGTGCCGCTGAACCAGGAATCGACGTCGGTCCTCGAAGGCACCGCGTCGAAGGTGCTCGCGGTGAAGAAGGTGGGCGACAAGACCGTCACGGAGATCCGTGACGACGCCAAACTGAAGGCGACCGCCCATGTGGTGGCGAATTTCGCGCCGCCGGAGATGCAAGAGGGCACGGACGTCGCGGTGTGGCTGATGGCCGTGTCGGTCGTCGACACCAGCGACCAGACCGTCGTCAGCGCGAGCAAGCGCCAGGTCTGTTTCGACCGCCGAACCGCGGAAGGGTACGTGCCGCCGGGCGGCGACCAAGAGGCGAAGTGCTCGGCCAACAGCAGCTTCGTCACCAAACTCAAGGAGAAGGCCGAGAAGGAGAACGAAAAGCCCGAGGAGGTCCAGGAGTACAAGCCGCAGCCCGGCCTGAACTTCAAGTTCCCCTTCGACACCGAGCAGAAGGACTACCAGGTCTACGACGACAACACCGGCCGCGCCGTCCAGGCCCGGTTCAAGGGCGTCGACGAGATCAAGGGTGTCGAGGTCTACAAGTTCGTCCAGGAGATCCCCGACACGAAGATCTCGACGAAGAAGGTGCCGGGCTCGCTCATCGGGGCCACCGGTGATTCCGTCGAAGCCGGCCAGTTCTACCAGGGCACGATCACCAGCTGGATCGAGCCGGTGACGGGTATCCAGGTCAAGCAGGAACAGCAGTCGCACCAGGAACTGCGGTCGGCCGCCAACCCCACCCCCACGGTGGTCTTCGACGGCAAGCTGGAGTTCACCGACGCGACCGTCGACGCGATGGTCAAGCAGGTCGACGAGAACAAGGGCAAGCTGGACTTCATCGGGAGCACCGGGCCGATCGTGCTCGGCGTCGCCGGCGCGGCGTTCCTCGCCCTCGGGGTCTTCCTGCTGGCGAAGCGCCGCCCCACCCCCTCGCGCCACTAA